The following are from one region of the Maribacter aquivivus genome:
- a CDS encoding ABC transporter substrate-binding protein: MKNRRTTNMLERFFFISCFILLCGCKQEKKEIFPNQTTVNRTYIQYANGFEIQNQSNGITIIKVLQPWANAETIYTYALVPKEIQATITLNKSDYDAIISTPVENIVVTSTTHIPALEELEVLNSLIGFPDTKYISSKAARNRINSGAIVELGINESLNTEAVLALQPDLIFGFAINDGTSTYETIQRAHIPVVYNGDWVEETPLGKAEWIKFFAPFFNKTKEADAAFNKIEKSYLEAKELASKAENKPTVLSGAMFNDVWYLPGGKSWAANFLKDANADYLWSSTDENGSLSLSWESVLDVGQHAEYWIGPAQLATYQEMEASSQHYTQFDAFKNRKVFSTANTKGETGGTLYYELGPQRPDLVLKDLIHILHPGLLPNYEPYFFKPLL; encoded by the coding sequence TTGAAAAATAGACGAACTACTAATATGTTAGAACGCTTTTTTTTTATTAGTTGCTTTATTTTGTTATGCGGATGCAAACAGGAGAAAAAAGAAATATTTCCCAATCAAACCACGGTTAACAGGACATATATACAATATGCGAATGGTTTTGAAATTCAAAATCAAAGCAACGGAATTACGATTATCAAAGTCTTACAACCTTGGGCAAATGCAGAAACTATCTATACATATGCCTTGGTACCAAAAGAGATTCAAGCCACAATTACATTAAACAAAAGTGATTACGATGCCATAATTTCAACTCCTGTGGAAAATATTGTGGTAACCTCAACAACCCATATACCTGCTTTAGAAGAATTAGAAGTTTTAAATAGCCTTATTGGCTTTCCTGATACCAAATATATTTCATCTAAAGCTGCGAGGAATAGAATTAATTCTGGAGCAATTGTAGAATTAGGAATAAATGAAAGTCTAAATACTGAAGCTGTTTTAGCACTGCAACCAGATCTTATTTTTGGCTTTGCCATTAATGACGGCACCAGCACCTATGAGACCATTCAACGTGCTCATATTCCTGTAGTTTATAATGGCGATTGGGTTGAAGAAACTCCTTTAGGAAAAGCGGAGTGGATTAAATTCTTCGCTCCTTTTTTCAACAAGACTAAAGAAGCTGATGCTGCTTTTAATAAAATTGAAAAATCTTATTTGGAAGCAAAAGAACTAGCTTCTAAAGCTGAAAACAAACCTACTGTACTAAGCGGGGCTATGTTCAATGATGTCTGGTATTTACCTGGTGGTAAAAGCTGGGCAGCGAATTTTCTAAAAGATGCTAATGCAGATTACCTATGGAGTTCAACAGATGAAAACGGAAGCCTCTCTTTAAGTTGGGAGAGTGTTCTTGATGTTGGGCAACATGCCGAATATTGGATTGGACCAGCGCAATTAGCTACTTACCAAGAAATGGAAGCATCAAGTCAGCATTATACGCAGTTTGATGCCTTTAAGAATAGAAAAGTATTTTCTACGGCAAATACCAAGGGAGAAACTGGCGGTACTTTATATTATGAATTAGGTCCGCAAAGGCCAGACCTTGTGTTAAAAGATTTAATCCATATTTTACACCCTGGATTATTACCCAACTATGAGCCTTACTTTTTTAAACCACTGCTATAA
- a CDS encoding FecCD family ABC transporter permease — translation MSKQSTYSFHFIALLVVLLLCFIINICLGSVSISLLETLQALFGTATENSSYYIIWEYRLPKAITGILVGGGLSLSGLLMQTLFRNPLAGPYVLGISSGASLGAAILIMGTSLFSGAFTFSTFNDITLAIASSLGSFLVLSLVLVVAAKVKDTMALLIIGLMFGSITAAIVSVLSYFSKAEKLQQYIFWSFGSLGNLSWVQLLIVALCTIIGIFLSIISIKPLNAFLLGENYAKSLGIGLQKSRYIIIIATGLLAGSITAFAGPIAFVGLAVPHITKQLFHTTDHKIQIPAVLCCGAILMLLCDTIAQLPGSVSVLPINAITSIFGAPVVIWLLVRKRKMIF, via the coding sequence TTGTCAAAACAATCTACATATAGCTTTCATTTTATAGCCTTGCTGGTAGTATTGCTTCTATGCTTTATTATTAATATTTGTTTAGGCTCTGTTAGCATTTCATTACTTGAAACATTACAAGCATTATTTGGAACGGCTACTGAAAATTCTTCTTATTATATCATTTGGGAGTATAGACTGCCAAAAGCAATAACAGGTATATTGGTAGGTGGCGGACTCTCACTAAGCGGACTTCTAATGCAGACCTTATTCAGAAATCCCTTGGCAGGGCCATATGTACTTGGTATTAGTTCTGGCGCTAGTTTAGGCGCTGCGATCTTAATTATGGGAACATCTCTATTTTCTGGCGCATTCACCTTTTCTACATTTAATGACATTACACTAGCTATTGCATCTAGTCTTGGTAGTTTTCTAGTATTATCACTAGTTCTTGTAGTTGCAGCTAAAGTAAAAGATACTATGGCTTTATTAATTATAGGGCTTATGTTTGGGAGTATTACCGCTGCCATTGTTAGCGTACTTTCTTATTTCTCTAAAGCTGAAAAATTACAACAGTATATCTTTTGGTCTTTTGGTAGTTTAGGAAATTTATCATGGGTACAATTACTCATAGTTGCGCTATGTACGATAATAGGAATTTTTCTAAGCATCATATCCATTAAACCTTTAAATGCTTTTTTGCTCGGCGAGAATTACGCTAAGAGTTTAGGTATAGGTTTACAGAAATCGCGGTACATTATTATAATTGCCACAGGGTTACTGGCTGGATCCATTACCGCCTTTGCCGGTCCTATTGCCTTTGTGGGTTTAGCAGTACCTCACATCACCAAACAACTATTCCACACTACGGATCATAAAATCCAAATACCCGCTGTACTTTGTTGTGGCGCTATTTTAATGTTGTTATGCGATACTATTGCACAATTGCCTGGATCGGTAAGTGTTTTACCCATCAATGCTATTACCAGTATTTTTGGAGCTCCGGTAGTAATTTGGCTACTGGTTCGTAAAAGAAAAATGATATTCTAA
- a CDS encoding ABC transporter ATP-binding protein: MSFDLQKGELAAIVGINGIGKSTLLRTLGNFQPKISGTIEIEGKELYSYNEIQIASKISVVLTEPIASKNLSVYELLALGRQPYTNWLGKLAADDISIINNSISLLELESFLDKKCFQLSDGQLQRILIARALIQDTNIILLDEPTTHLDLYHKVQILKLLKSIAHKTNKVILFTSHEIELAIQLCDKMLILDGRENAFNEPCKLIKNKKFDSLFPADTISFDANTGSFRIMK, from the coding sequence ATTTCTTTTGATTTACAGAAAGGAGAACTTGCGGCTATTGTTGGTATCAACGGAATAGGAAAATCTACATTGTTACGAACCTTAGGTAATTTTCAGCCAAAAATTTCTGGTACCATAGAAATTGAGGGAAAAGAACTATATTCTTATAACGAAATACAAATAGCTTCTAAAATAAGTGTTGTCCTTACTGAACCTATTGCTTCTAAAAATCTTTCTGTTTATGAGCTATTAGCTTTGGGTAGACAACCCTATACCAATTGGTTAGGTAAATTGGCTGCTGACGATATTTCCATTATAAACAATAGTATTTCCCTTTTAGAATTAGAATCTTTCTTAGATAAAAAATGTTTTCAATTAAGTGATGGTCAATTGCAACGTATACTTATTGCTCGTGCTTTAATTCAAGATACCAATATTATTCTTCTTGATGAACCTACTACTCACTTAGATTTGTACCATAAGGTTCAAATTTTAAAGCTTTTAAAATCTATTGCCCATAAAACAAATAAAGTAATATTATTCACTAGTCATGAAATTGAACTAGCTATTCAATTATGTGATAAGATGCTTATTTTAGATGGAAGAGAGAATGCATTCAATGAGCCATGTAAATTAATAAAGAACAAAAAATTTGATTCTCTCTTCCCTGCCGATACTATTTCTTTTGATGCCAATACCGGCTCTTTCAGGATTATGAAATAG
- the rmuC gene encoding DNA recombination protein RmuC, translated as MNEIYIYLIIGILCLAIGYFLGNYIQLLKTKSRQSTLEEREQQMLNNLSVFQDRLKESENHKLQLQSDKEKLGNQIVRYQADLENLQEKNIEQKQEVEKLQEKFTKEFENLANKILEEKSLKFTERNEKNIKNILSPLNEKIILFEKKVEESQKENISIHSALKEQLLNLQTQNIKITQEAENLTKALKGDSKMQGNWGELVLERVLEKSGLEKDREYTVQQSFTREDGSRVLPDVIINLPDGKKMVVDSKVSLTDYERFVNAEDQLREKFLKDHINSLRRHVDQLSAKKYEDLYEMESPDFVLMFVPIEPAFAIAINQDSSLYNKAFEQNIIIVTPSTLLATLRTIDSMWNNEKQQRNAIEIARQAGALYDKFEGFVGDLMKVGKKMDDAKDEYRGAMNKLVDGRGNIITSIEKLKKMGAKAKKSIPETLLNRDIEDDDFEEEPKLKL; from the coding sequence ATGAACGAAATTTATATTTACTTAATCATTGGAATCCTTTGTCTTGCCATCGGATATTTTTTGGGTAACTATATTCAGCTTCTAAAAACAAAATCTCGTCAAAGCACTTTGGAAGAAAGAGAGCAGCAAATGCTGAACAACCTTTCTGTTTTTCAGGATAGATTAAAAGAGAGTGAGAATCATAAATTACAGCTACAGTCAGATAAAGAAAAATTAGGTAATCAAATTGTTCGCTATCAAGCAGATTTAGAAAACTTGCAAGAAAAGAATATTGAACAGAAACAAGAGGTTGAAAAGCTTCAAGAAAAATTCACTAAAGAATTTGAGAACCTTGCCAATAAAATTCTTGAGGAAAAGAGTTTAAAATTTACGGAACGTAACGAGAAGAACATCAAAAACATTCTTTCTCCTTTAAATGAGAAAATCATACTCTTTGAGAAGAAGGTTGAAGAAAGTCAGAAAGAAAACATCAGCATACATTCTGCTTTAAAAGAACAGTTACTGAATCTACAAACTCAGAACATAAAAATTACCCAAGAAGCAGAAAACTTGACCAAAGCTCTAAAAGGTGATAGTAAAATGCAAGGTAATTGGGGCGAGCTTGTATTGGAGCGCGTATTAGAAAAATCAGGTTTAGAGAAAGATCGAGAATATACTGTTCAACAAAGTTTCACGCGTGAAGATGGTAGCCGAGTATTACCAGATGTTATCATCAACCTACCAGATGGAAAGAAAATGGTGGTGGATTCTAAAGTTTCATTAACTGATTACGAGCGCTTTGTAAATGCTGAAGATCAACTTAGAGAGAAGTTTTTAAAAGACCACATTAACTCACTAAGAAGACATGTAGATCAATTATCTGCTAAGAAATATGAGGATTTATATGAAATGGAGAGTCCGGATTTTGTACTGATGTTCGTCCCCATTGAACCTGCGTTCGCCATTGCTATTAATCAAGATAGCTCTTTATATAACAAAGCTTTTGAGCAAAATATTATTATAGTTACTCCTTCAACACTTCTTGCTACCTTGCGCACGATCGATAGCATGTGGAACAATGAAAAGCAACAACGAAATGCTATTGAAATTGCCCGGCAAGCTGGTGCACTATATGATAAATTTGAAGGCTTTGTAGGCGACCTTATGAAGGTAGGCAAAAAGATGGACGATGCTAAAGATGAATACCGTGGTGCTATGAACAAATTGGTTGATGGTCGTGGTAATATTATCACCAGTATTGAAAAGCTAAAAAAAATGGGTGCAAAAGCTAAAAAATCAATCCCTGAAACGCTTTTAAACAGAGACATTGAAGATGATGATTTTGAAGAAGAACCTAAACTAAAACTATAA
- a CDS encoding 6-phosphogluconate dehydrogenase yields the protein MKKIVSLLLLGVLIIGGLYYAFIYFVTFSEGTRSGELIKISHKGVIAKTWEGEISQGISGAQIFSFSVLDKDKEVIEKLQEYQGRYVKISYVERYSTFFWLGDSKYFVTEVHAEKSPHVRN from the coding sequence ATGAAAAAGATAGTATCATTACTTTTATTAGGAGTCCTAATTATTGGCGGACTATATTATGCCTTTATTTACTTTGTAACTTTTAGTGAAGGAACTCGTTCAGGAGAACTTATAAAAATTAGCCATAAAGGTGTCATCGCTAAAACATGGGAAGGAGAAATTAGCCAAGGTATTTCTGGAGCACAAATATTTTCTTTCTCTGTATTGGATAAAGACAAAGAAGTAATAGAAAAACTTCAAGAATATCAAGGTCGATATGTGAAAATAAGCTATGTTGAAAGATATTCTACTTTCTTCTGGTTAGGTGATTCTAAATACTTTGTTACTGAGGTACACGCCGAAAAATCACCACATGTCAGAAACTAA
- a CDS encoding acyl-CoA thioesterase: MEKFKSVRESRVSITELMLPSHSNFGGKVHGGHILNLMDQIAFACASKHSQQYCVTASVNRVNFLNPIEVGELVTLKASINYTGRTSMVVGVRVESENITSGTKKHCNSSYFTMVAKGTDGKNVPVPGLIISDDQGVRRFARSKYRKLEAQERDTKFESKTFNSEDYLTELKSENIKIEMK; the protein is encoded by the coding sequence ATGGAAAAATTCAAAAGCGTACGAGAGTCTAGAGTTTCTATCACTGAATTAATGCTTCCATCCCATTCTAATTTTGGAGGAAAGGTACATGGGGGTCATATATTAAACCTAATGGATCAAATTGCATTTGCTTGTGCCTCTAAACACTCGCAACAGTACTGCGTAACAGCATCTGTTAATCGTGTGAATTTCTTAAACCCAATTGAGGTAGGAGAATTGGTGACCTTAAAAGCAAGTATTAATTATACAGGGCGTACCTCTATGGTCGTTGGAGTTCGTGTGGAGTCCGAAAATATTACATCTGGCACTAAAAAGCATTGTAATTCATCTTACTTTACCATGGTAGCAAAGGGAACAGATGGCAAAAATGTTCCCGTACCAGGATTAATAATTTCTGATGACCAGGGTGTTAGAAGATTTGCACGTAGCAAATACCGTAAATTAGAAGCTCAAGAAAGAGACACTAAATTTGAATCTAAAACCTTTAATTCTGAAGATTATTTAACTGAATTAAAATCTGAAAATATTAAGATTGAGATGAAGTAA
- the pgl gene encoding 6-phosphogluconolactonase: MELKVYQNKVKVAEEFSKYLIEKSDTQKAFHIALSGGSTPKIVFDVLAEEFSNDVDWKNIHLYWGDERCVAPANDESNYKMTVEHLISKVDIPEENIHRIKGEDDPKTEAKRYGELLDRELPKELGLPQFDLVILGMGDDGHTASIFPHEINLWVSPDNCEVAIHPESGQRRVSLTGRIINNARTVAFLVTGESKAEKVKIIVDREEGYLEYPASHVAPKTKDLVWFLDAAAAKLLTSSQS; this comes from the coding sequence ATGGAATTAAAAGTTTATCAAAATAAAGTAAAGGTTGCCGAAGAGTTTTCTAAGTATCTGATTGAAAAATCTGATACTCAGAAGGCTTTTCATATAGCATTATCAGGTGGTAGTACACCAAAAATTGTATTTGATGTTCTAGCAGAGGAATTTTCTAATGATGTAGATTGGAAAAACATTCATTTATATTGGGGCGATGAAAGATGTGTAGCACCTGCCAATGATGAGAGTAACTATAAAATGACGGTAGAACACCTCATTTCTAAAGTTGATATTCCAGAGGAGAATATTCATAGAATAAAAGGTGAAGATGATCCAAAAACCGAAGCTAAGCGTTATGGTGAGTTGTTGGATAGAGAGTTGCCAAAAGAATTGGGTTTACCTCAATTTGATTTAGTGATTCTTGGTATGGGAGATGATGGGCATACGGCATCAATTTTTCCACATGAGATTAACCTTTGGGTTTCTCCTGATAACTGTGAAGTGGCTATTCACCCAGAATCTGGTCAAAGAAGAGTTTCTCTTACGGGTAGAATAATTAATAATGCAAGAACTGTTGCTTTTTTGGTAACAGGCGAAAGCAAGGCAGAAAAAGTAAAGATAATTGTAGATAGGGAAGAAGGTTATTTAGAGTACCCTGCAAGCCATGTAGCACCTAAAACAAAAGACTTGGTCTGGTTTTTAGATGCTGCTGCAGCAAAACTTCTTACTTCATCTCAATCTTAA
- the zwf gene encoding glucose-6-phosphate dehydrogenase, producing the protein MKKTENQMLIIFGASGDLTARKLIPAIFNLYKGNDLPANFVVLGVSRSDLGDLQFRSKVVLESPYLEKERKEFDEDYIQKFADKLFYEDLGSDYDTSYERLEKRISDLDQKYGTGGNHMFYLSTPPSLYEPIAKNLSEQGLNNESTGWRRIIVEKPFGYSLESAKELNDGLHTYFKEGQIFRIDHYLGKETVQNLLVTRFANSIFEPLWNRNYIHHVEITNAESVGVEKRGGYYDKSGALRDMFQSHLLQIVALIVMEPPLSADAEEIRNEKLKALKSLRVMNDEKTLFENTIRAQYVSSKIDGQEVKGYREEEGVDKNSTTETFAAVKFFVDNWRWADVPFYVRTAKRMPTKVTEVVIHFKTPHHQIFKESGISNKDNKLVIRIQPDEGILIKFGVKVPGQGFEVERANMDFYYSSLTETHVMEAYERLLLDAMQGDATLYARADEVEAAWAFVDPILDYWKNGKDVKMYGYAAGVWGPENANELIEGVGEWRNPSENLADESGYCVIC; encoded by the coding sequence ATGAAAAAGACAGAAAATCAAATGCTCATAATTTTTGGAGCATCTGGAGATTTAACAGCAAGAAAATTAATACCCGCAATTTTCAATTTATATAAAGGCAATGACCTCCCTGCTAATTTTGTTGTTCTTGGTGTGAGTAGAAGTGATTTGGGCGATTTACAGTTTAGAAGTAAAGTTGTTCTAGAAAGTCCTTATTTAGAAAAAGAAAGAAAGGAGTTTGATGAAGATTATATTCAAAAATTTGCAGATAAGCTTTTTTATGAAGATTTAGGTTCAGACTATGATACATCTTATGAACGTTTAGAAAAACGTATTTCAGATTTAGATCAGAAATATGGTACAGGTGGTAATCATATGTTTTACCTATCTACGCCACCAAGTTTATATGAGCCGATAGCAAAGAACTTATCTGAGCAAGGTTTAAATAATGAATCTACAGGCTGGAGAAGAATTATAGTTGAAAAACCGTTCGGATACAGTTTGGAGTCTGCTAAAGAATTGAACGATGGTTTGCATACCTATTTTAAAGAAGGGCAGATATTTAGAATTGACCATTATTTGGGTAAAGAAACAGTTCAGAACTTATTGGTAACACGTTTTGCTAACAGTATTTTTGAGCCACTTTGGAATAGAAATTATATTCATCACGTAGAGATTACTAATGCCGAAAGCGTAGGTGTTGAAAAAAGAGGAGGGTACTACGATAAATCAGGAGCATTAAGAGATATGTTTCAGAGTCATTTATTACAGATAGTTGCTCTAATTGTTATGGAGCCACCATTGAGTGCCGATGCAGAAGAAATTCGTAATGAGAAGCTGAAAGCATTGAAGTCACTTAGGGTTATGAATGACGAGAAGACACTTTTTGAAAATACAATTAGAGCACAATATGTGTCTTCTAAGATTGACGGACAAGAAGTAAAAGGCTATAGAGAAGAAGAAGGTGTTGATAAAAACTCAACTACAGAGACCTTTGCTGCGGTTAAATTCTTTGTAGATAACTGGCGCTGGGCAGATGTTCCTTTTTATGTGAGAACAGCAAAACGTATGCCTACCAAGGTTACTGAGGTAGTAATACATTTCAAAACTCCGCACCATCAAATTTTTAAGGAATCTGGTATAAGTAACAAGGATAACAAATTGGTAATTCGTATTCAACCAGATGAAGGTATTCTAATTAAGTTTGGAGTAAAAGTGCCTGGGCAAGGTTTTGAGGTAGAACGTGCAAATATGGATTTCTACTACTCTAGCTTAACCGAAACACATGTAATGGAGGCTTACGAGCGTCTATTATTAGATGCGATGCAAGGTGATGCTACGTTATACGCAAGAGCAGATGAAGTTGAGGCTGCTTGGGCATTTGTTGATCCTATTTTAGATTACTGGAAAAATGGTAAGGATGTAAAAATGTACGGTTATGCAGCCGGAGTTTGGGGTCCTGAAAATGCCAATGAGCTTATTGAAGGCGTTGGCGAATGGAGAAACCCTAGTGAGAATTTGGCAGATGAATCTGGCTATTGTGTTATTTGTTAA